The Bacteroidia bacterium genomic interval TTGGGGGGTAATTGACTCTACCGGCATCGTTACCAAAATTATTAATCAAAACAATCAACATTCATTTAAAAATGATTTTACACATGACCAATTTTATAACTTTGGTATAATAACAGCATCTTCTACGATGAAAGTTAAATTAACAGACTCCTCGATGAAAGAAGTAATTTACTTTCCACTATCCAGTGCGCGATCTGCAACGATTGACAACAAATTAGATGCTTACTTTGCTTACATTATCAGTCCTAATTCAAATATCAATATTCTTGACACTGCTATTATAACGGTAAGTGGTGAATACAAATGGGTCTTAGTAAAAGTGAGTAAAGAAGGAGATACTTATAAACGCAAATGGATGCATATCGTCATGAATAATAAGAATGACGAACTGCAAGAAAACAAACTCGTAAAAGTGGACAGGCATGGCAATGTCTTTTGGGCAGTTAGACATGGGCAAGATATTATCATTGACAATCACATTATTCCGTTCTATGACAACTTAGCTGCTAATCAGGCTAAAGCAAGTATTCTTCGCTTTGATTCGGATGGCAATTATTTGGGTGCTCATAATGACTCCTCAACATCATCTTATTCTTCAGAGCACAAACAATCCATCTGGTTAGAATATGATAAAGACATGAATGTGTATGCTTACTTCTATTCAAATTCGCGAGTGTATAATTTCGACCAAGTACAATTTGATGAAACTTATAGCCATAGACACAAAATATTGATCTTTGACAACAACAGCAAGACTTTTAACAAGGCATATACACATATAGGAGGAAGATTCGACAAATCTATAGCTCCGCCCCGTTTTATTTTTTGGCATTCTTTAACAAAGTTAGCAAACTACACTTTCTTAGATGGAACATTTATAGAGCCAAAATGGGATAGCGACTATGCTTTTACGGTAATGGACACTATCACTCCAAAGTATCCTGTTGCTGTTCCACAAATTCCTGCTCAAGGCAATGACATCACCATTTATCCCAATCCTTCATCTAACAGCTTCATAATTACAAACAACAACAAACTGTCCGTAGTTTGCTCAGTCTATTCTATGGATATGCGATTGATAGAAAAAATGACTTTAGAGGGTGATGCTACAATTGAGCTTTCTTCAGTCATCAGTCCGGGAGTATATTTCGTGCAATGTCAAAATAGCGAAGGCTTTAGTCAAACAATTAAGATTATTAAACAGTAGGGCTACAAAACCTGTTTTGTAGTACAATAGGATTACTCTAAATATAGAACAATGTTAAAAAAGTAAAGTTGTTAGAACTTCAAATAAAGTCAAACTCATCTCAGTATTGAAACTTTAACCTTTGAAAGAATCATCATTAGAGTATAAAAAAAATGCGACCCATTGAGAGTCGCATTTTTTTATTATTTACAATTTATTTAAACGAGTACAACAATCTTATTATCAAGCACCTCAACAATGCCTCCGCTAATTTCAAATCTTTTGGATTCATTGTGTGTACTTAACTCAACAACACCTTTTACCAAATTAGATACGATAGGTGCGTGTCCTTTAAGGACTTGAAAAGAACCTTTTGCTCCCGGCAATGTTATATTGTCTGCTTGTCCTTCAAAAAGCGTTGTATCCAGTGTAATGATTTTTACTTCTAACATAGAAACAATTATTTAGCTTCTGCCAACATTTTCTTACCTTTCTCAATCGCATCTTCAATTGTTCCAACAAGGTTAAATGCAGCTTCAGGATATTCATCTACCTCTCCATCCATAATCATATTAAAGCCTTTGATGGTATCTTTAATATCAACCAATACACCTGCCAAACCAGTAAACTGTTCTGCAACATGGAAAGGTTGAGACAAGAATCTTTGTACCCTACGTGCTCTGTGTACCACCAATTTATCCTCTTCGCTCAATTCATCCATTCCAAGGATTGCGATGATATCTTGCAACTCTTTATAGCGTTGCAGAAGCTCTTTCACTCGTTGTGCACACGCATAATGTTCTTTACCTAAAATTTCTTCTGTCAGAATTCTTGATGTAGAATCCAATGGGTCAACTGCAGGATAGATACCTAACTCCGCGATTTTACGAGAAAGTACAGTTGTAGCATCTAAGTGAGCAAATGTAGTTGCGGGAGCCGGGTCAGTCAAGTCATCGGCTGGTACATAAACCGCTTGCACAGAAGTAATAGAACCACGGTTTGTAGAAGTAATTCTTTCTTGCATTGCTCCCATCTCGGAAGCCAACGTAGGTTGATATCCCACCGCAGAAGGCATACGTCCCAAAAGTGCAGACACCTCTGAACCCGCTTGTGTAAATCTAAAAATATTGTCAATAAAGAATAAGATGTCTTTTCCTTGCCCTTCTCCTTCACCGTCACGGAAATATTCAGCCATAGCCAAACCGGACAATGCCACTCGAGCACGTGCACCTGGAGGCTCATTCATTTGTCCGAAAACAAAGGTTGCTTGTGATTTTTCCAATTCTGCTTTGTCAACTTTGTTCAAATCCCATCCACCTTCTTCCATACTGTGTAAGAATTCTTTACCATATTTAACAATTCCTGACTCAATCATTTCTCTAAGCAAGTCATTTCCTTCACGAGTTCTTTCTCCAACACCTGCAAAAACAGAATATCCGTCATGACCTTTTGCAATATTATTAATCAACTCCTGAATCAATACAGTTTTACCCACACCTGCACCACCAAATAAGCCGATTTTTCCACCTTTAGCATAAGGCTCAAGCAAGTCAATTACTTTAATTCCGGTAAAGAGAGGTTCGGTTGAAGTAGAAAGGTTTTCAAATACAGGGGATTCTGCATGGATTGAACGTCCTTTATCTCTATTCAACACACTGATTCCATCAATAGCATCACCTACTACATTCAGCAAGCGACCTTTAATTTGGTCTCCGACCGGCATTTGAATAGTTTGACCTAAGTCATTCACTGCCATTCCACGAGTAAGACCATCTGTAGAGTCCATTGCAACTGCTCTAACTGTTCTTTCTCCTAAATGTTGTTGAACTTCTAAAATAATTTCCTGTCCGTCAGATTTTTTAACGGACATTGCGTTGTAGATTTTTGGCAACTCAGTTCCTTCACCTTGAAAGGTTACGTCAACTACCGGACCAATTACCTGTGAGATTTTTCCTATATTAGCCATGAATTTATTGTGTTTATTACAGCTTGTTTTCGTGGCGCGAAATTAAACTTTCTGACCGTTAAAAAAAATAGCTGTTAATCTTTTTTCAATGAGTTTATCACAATTTATTTTTATCGAACAATCAACGCAAATCACTGTATTTACATTGTAAATTGAAAAAAAAACAAGTAATTGCACAACTAAATTAAATAAACATAAATTCAAGAGAATGAAGAAGTTAGTATTTTTATTTGTCGCAATTACACAACTCTTTTCAGCATCAGCTGATGAAGGAATGTGGATTTTGTCCTTGCTTAACAAGCAAGAAGCAGCCATGAAAGCAAAAGGACTCAAGTTGAGTGCGGAGGATATTTACAACGTAAATAAATCTTCTGTTAAAGATGCAATCGTATGGTTCAATGGAGGTTGTTCAGGTGAAATAGTATCAAACGAAGGTTTGTTATTAACCAACCATCATTGCGGATACGATGTCATTGCCGGTTTGAGCACTCCCGAAGACAACATCTTGGACAATGGCTTTTATGCACAAACAAAAGCAGAGGAAAAAAGACCAAACTCAGCGCTTTCTGTTTCTATCCTTCAAAAAATCGAAGATGTAACACAAGCGGTCTTAGCCGAGCTTCAAAACCTCAAAGATGAGTCTGAACGCGCAGCTAAAATTAAAGAGTTGACGAATAAATATAAAAAGGAGTATGGAAATAACGATCCATTTATTGATGTTCGTTTATATGAAATGTTCAAGGGCAATCAATATTTTGTGTTTGTATATGAAAAGTTCACAGACGTGAGATTTGTAGGGACACCTCCTCAAAATGTTGGTAAATATGGAGGAGACTCTGACAATTGGATGTGGCCCAGACATACCGGAGATTTTTCGATTTTCAGAATTTATGCAAATAAAGATAACAAGCCGGCAAATTACAGTGCCGACAATGTTCCTTACAAACCAAAGCACTACTTACCTGTTTCACTTAAAGGTGTTTCAGAAGGTGATTTTGCGATGATTATTGGTTTTCCGGGCAGAACAAACCGTTACGAATTTGCTGAAGCTGTAAAATTGTCGTTGGATGAATCCAATATGAGTATTGTTGATATGAGAAATATCCGTCTTACTGAGTGGAGGAAAATTATGGACAAAGACGTAGCTACTCGACTCAAACTTTCATCTCAATATGCAAGGGTTGCTAACTATTGGAAATATTTTATTGGACAAACTGAACAGTTGAAAAGACTGCATGTGTATGATGATAAAAAATCTGATGAGAAAGTCTTCCAACAATGGGCTAATAACAAGAGCGAATACAAAGATATTTTAACACATGTTTCAACAGCGGTGGACGCATACAGACCTTATGCAAAACACTTGTATTACATTGCTGAAGGAGTTTGGACTCCTGAAATAATGACATTGGCACGCTATACTTATGCTATTTCAAGCAGCTATGATCAAAATGACGAAGCAGCAATCACTAAGAATATCAATGCATTTAAAACTGCAATTCAAGAAAAAGACTGGAATCCTTTGTTATGGGAGGCAGATCAGAAAATCTTTGCTCGCATTGTATATAAATACTACACCGACATTCCCAAAGACCAACAACCGGAATTAATCGCAAAGATTGCGCAGAAATATAAATTTGACAAAGCAGGTATTGAAGGAGCCTATAAGTTCGCTGCTGATTTTTACAAAAAGAGCAACTTAAGCAGCAAAGCAAAAGCTGAGAAGTTTGCATCTAAACTCAGCAAGAAAAACATTGCAAAGGATAACTCCAGTGAATTCTTTGCGACATTTGCCACATTGTTCAACAACCAGATACTGCCTAAATACAGAACTTATTTAAGTCAAATCAACGAATACGGCAGAACATATATAAAAGGTATCATGGAAATGCAAAACACGCCTCCGGTTGCAACTACAGATAAAGACGGGAAAGCCACACTCATCAGTGATGAAGCTTATGAAGCAATGAAAGCTGCTGAAAAATATGCTAAAAAAGAGCTTTATCCGGATGCGAACTCTTCTATTCGTTTAAGTTATGGAACTGTTAAAAGCTATGAGCCTCGTGATGGCGTGCATTATGACTATGTAACAAACATGAAAGGGGTATTAGACAAATATGTACCCGGTGACATTGAGTTTGATTTAAGTCCAAAGTTCTACAAATTGGCAAAAGACAGAAATTATGGTCAATACGCTGACAAAGATGGAAGGCTCAAAATTAATTTTCTAACTGATAATGATATAACCGGTGGCAATTCAGGTTCTCCTGTGATGAATGGCAATGGCGAATTGATAGGAATTGCTTTTGACGGAAACTGGGAAGCCATGAGTGGCGACATATATTTTGACCCTACATACAAAAGAACTATTTCTGTTGACATTCGCTATGTGCTTTGGTGTATTGACATCTTAGGTGGCGCACCACATATCGTGGCTGAAATGACGCTCGTGAAATAGTCTTAAAATTTCACTTTGAATCAAAAAAGCACATGAACATTCATGTGCTTTTTTGTTATACAACTACATGAATTGCCAGGAATCAAAAACAGTTGATTTAAAAATGCAATATTAAAATAATAGGAAAATCCTCATCGAGGGATGTTCGCCCTTGAATGTTTATTTCTTTACAAGTTCGTCTTTCTCAAAACTCGCCAAACAGAAATCACACACAATCACATTTTTCTTGAAACCAAATCCTAACAGGAGTTTTTGGAAAAAAGATTTCTTCTGCATAATGCTGCTGTTATTCTCATTCAATTGTCCGCACGAAGGGCAAACAAACATGGCATTAATTTCTTTTATAGCTAAGTCGGCACCGGGGTTTCTCTTTTTGCGTAACTCTTGCAATATTGAGTATGCTTCATCAAAGTCTATATTGGATACTTTGAGCACAACCCCACCCAGCGCATTTACATACAACATATTGATTGATTCATTTTCCAGAAAACAACGCACACCCTGTGCCTCCAATATGGACTTAGCCAAATAGGCTTCTGTGCTATTGTTATAAATAGCTAAGGTTACCAAAACAGGGCTTGTATTTTTCTGCATTTTCATATTCTCCTCTATCCTAAAAAGTTACGTTGAGTGCAACTTGCCAATTGCTAAATTTATGACCTGACGCAAAGTTACTAAGATTTCCGAATCTTTCCATGTCGCGGTTTATATTTCTTAAACCATATTTAAAAGTAAGCGAAAATCCCATAGAGCCATAACCCACAGGAAATTCCACAGGAACCCCGGCAACAAGAGCGTAATCCATCAGATGTATCGGCAGTCCATAAACCAATGCAATCCCTTCCTTATCAAGGTTTCTAAATAAAGATGAACGCAAGAGGATAGCCGGTTGCACCCCAAAGAATACACGGTATTTTACACTTTGCTTGTCGGCAACTTTGACTTCTTTAATTTTATATTCAAGGCAAATCGGAAACTCAAAATAAATCAGATTAATTCTTTCAATTGCACTGTCACCCTCAGCTTTAAACTTCACTCCCTTAAAACTAAAGCTAATTTCATCATATAAACTTAATCTCTTGGATTTATTAAGAGGAATCCGGTTATACACACCACCCGTAAAGGCTGTTATTGGCAGTGGAGATTTAAACAAATCACCATAGAATCCATTAACAGCATAACCCATTCTTATTCCCAAATCCAAAGATTCTTTTTCATCAGGATTTACATAAAAAAAATCGTCTTCTTCTTGTGCAAACAGAGTACTTACACAAGTCATTAAAACCAACAATATGGCAAGTTTCTTAAACAATCTTATTCCCTTTGAGTGATTGATGCACTGCAATATCCATAATCCTCTCTGCGTATGGTTTAGAAAATTCATTGAGAGCATCTTTACATGCAAGTATAACATCTTTTTCTTTTGATTGTAACGAATTCTTTAAGTCATCTATTACTTTTAAAGTCCCTTGATATTCATCTTCCGTCAGCAAATCGCGATTTTTATTTAAAAACTGTTCAGTAGTGGCAATTAACTGCTGTGACTCCGTGATTGCTTCCTGTAACATTCTCGCTTCCATATCACTTTTGGCATTTTTAATTGAATCAAGCAACATCATTTCCACTTGTTCATCAGTTAAACCATAAGCCGGTTTAATTTTAATCTCTTGTTTCACTCCCGAACGCAATTCAGTTGCATCAACTGTAAGGATACCATCTGCATCTAACAAAAATGTTATTTCAACCTTTGGCAAACCTGCAGGCATTGGAGGTATTCCCTTCAACTCAAATTCCCCCAATTTTCTATTGTCTGCCACCAACTCTCTTTCACCTTGATAAACATTGATAATAATGCCGGTTTGCCCATCTTTTGAGGTTGTATATTGACGACTCGCCTTACACGGTATTTTAGAATTTCTACTTATTAAGAAGTCCATCAAGCCTCCAAGTGTTTCAATCCCTAAAGACAATGGGGTAACATCCAACAACAACACGTCTCTCCTATTTCCGGCTAAGACATCAGCTTCGACAGCCGCCCCAAGAGACACCACTTCATCAGGATTGAGCTTATCATTGAGTGAAGTGTTTTCAAAAAATGTTTTCACTGCCTCACATACAGCGGGCACCCTGGTTGATCCACCCACCATCACTACTTCATCAATATCAGCACAAGTTAATGAAGCATCCGACATTGCCTGATTGCAAGACTCTATTGTATTCTTAATAAAGGGTTGAATCAGCTGCTCAAATTTTGTTTTCGCAAGAGTGAGTTTCCCCGTAAAACATGGTGTTTCTATTATTTGGGTGAAATTTTCTTGAGTTGATAAAGCAATCTTAGCTTGTTCAGCAGTAATTCTGAATTTTTGTGCACTAACTTTATCTTGCTGCAAAATCTCTTTTGCTAATCCAATTTGTGAAATCCAATAATTTACAATGGCGCTATCAAAATCATCTCCTCCCAAAAATGTATTACCATTAGTAGCCAACACCTCATAAATTCCATTTTCAATTCTCAGTATGGATACATCAAAAGTACCGCCTCCAAGGTCATAGACTGCAATTGTTTTGGATTCATCTTTATTCAATCCAATACCATACGCAAGGCTTGCAGCAGTAGGTTCATTAATAATCCTAAGCACATCCAACCCTGCCATTTTCCCGGCATCTCTGGTAGCCTGCCTTTGGACATCATTAAAATAAGCCGGCACTGTAATTACAGCTTTTGAAACATTTCCATTCAAAGCAGCCGATGCTCGCTCTTTCAATTCCCGCAGAATCAGAGCAGAAAGTTCAATCGGATTATAGAATTTATCACCTATGTTGATTTTTACAAGAGAGTCATTCTCTTCATCAATGATTCTGTAATGAAAGAAATCTGACTTTGAGACTACATCCTTGTATGATCGTCCTAACAATCTTTTGATGGAATAAATAGTACGTTCAGGAAATATCTCCAGCATTTCTTTTGCTTTTGCACCAATAACAGCTCGATCATTCTCATCAAAAAAAACAACAGAAGGAACGATTGTGCTACTGTCTTTTGACAATGCTTTAGGAGTACCACCCTCAGAATTACAAACAGACACAAGGCTATTGGTAGTACCTAAGTCTATTCCTACAATATATTCAGGCTTTTTGAGAGTCCCGTCTTTTACATTAATACTAATCTTTGACATAATTTTTAATCATTTGCAAACAGAATTCAATGTTATCAAGCAAAACAAGCTACCCCCTCACATTGAAATCATTTGACCTTGTGGTTTCGTTATCACTTCACCCTACATCCCAAGTGAACTTACCTGCAACAATCTTATCAATATCTTCGTCCTTGGCGACCCAACCATGAGAATGAAATTGTTCGTCATACACAGGTCTGGGTTTGGCATAAAACACACCAAAAGGTCTTGGAAAATCAGTCATCACACCAAATTGCGCCAACAAAGTGGCTTTAACAAAATCAGTTGGGTCATGAATCCATTCATTGCTTGCATTCACATCACTTAATGCCACCACTTCCGGCTGATGTCCCCTGAGGACTATCGCTTTATCGTGTTCTTTTCCAAATATAAGAGGCTTGCCCGTTTCTACTATAATGGTATTGTCATCTTTCAACTCCTTATTGGTAAAATTTTCAAATGAACCATCATTAAAGATATTGCAATTCTGGTAAATCTCCACAAACGAAGTTCCGCTAAACTTAGCAGCTTCTAAAATAGTATCTTGTAAATGAGCTGAAAACCTATCAATTGTTCTTGCTACAAAAGAAGCTCCCGCTCCTAAGGTAAGAGCAGGCGGGTTAAATGGAGTGTCAATGACACCATACGGAGAAGATTTGGTAACCAATCCGACATGTGAAGTTGGCGAATATTGTCCTTTTGTCAATCCATAAATTTCATTATTAAACATCAGCACATTCACATTTGGATTGCGCCTACATAAATGGATTAAATGATTTCCTCCGATTGACATACTATCGCCATCTCCTGTAATTATCCATACATCCAGTTCAGGTCTGGTGATTTTAAGTCCTGTTGCAATAGCAAATGCACGCCCATGAATAGAGTGCATGCCATAAGTATCAACGTAATAAGGGAAGCGTGAAGAACAGCCAATGCCGGAAATAAACACAATGTCTTCCTTGCGTTTGCCGGTTTGAGGCAAAACTTTTTTAACTGCATTTAAAACTGCATAATCGCCACAGCCGGGACACCATCTGACATCTTGGTCACTTTCAAAATCCTTTGAAGTATATATTACAGGATGCTCCATTTGAGCTAATATTGAATCAACTTCCATGACTAATTTCAATTATTTTTTCTAAAATTTCACCTGCTAAAAATGGCTTTCCTTTGACCTTATTGAGTTGCACAATTTTTACTTTGAATTTGCTTTTTAACACAAATGCCAATTGTCCTGAGTTCAATTCAGGCACTAAAATATTGTCAAAATTATTCAACACATTTTCAATATTTTTAGGAAAAGGGTTCAGATACCTTAGATGTGCTTGACTGACCTCAATTCCTTGTTTAAATGCATCCATCACAGCAGTCGTAATAGCTCCTAAAGTTGAGCCCCAGCCCAAGACAAGCAATTTTCCTTTGCTTGCGCCATTAATTATCTGCAACTCCGGAATGAAATCAGCCACTTTATCTACCTTCATTTGTCGCAATTCAACCATCTTTTGATGATTATCCGGGTCATAAGAAACATTACCCGAAATTTCCTCCTTTTCTAAGCCCCCAATCCTGTGTTGAATACCTTTCATGCCCGGAACAGCCCATTGTCTAACATAATTCTCATCTCTGGCATAGGGTTGATAGGGTGAATTTTCATGGGCAAATTTCGCCTCAATCGAAGGCAAATCATTCATTGACGGAAATCTCCATGGCTCAGCACCATTGGCTATATACCCATCACTAAGCAACATAACAGGAGTTACGTGTTCCAATGACAATTTAGCTGCTTGGAAAGCCATTTCAAAACACTCCTTCGGATTGCCAGGTGCTACAACTATCATAGGACATTCACCATTTCTACCAAAGAGTGCCTGCAACAAGTCTGCTTGTTCAGTTTTCGTAGGTAATCCTGTTGAAGGACCTCCACGTTGAACATTACAAACCACAAGAGGTATTTCCAATGAGACTGCCAATCCCATGGCTTCTGTTTTGAGTGCGATTCCGGGTCCTGAACTTACAGTAATGCCAAGACTTCCTCCATAAGAAGCACCAATGGCTGCACATATTGCTGCTATTTCATCTTCTGCCATGAAAGAATCTACGCCTATCTTTTTATATTTTGCTAACTCATGTAACACATCAGAAGCAGGAGTAATTGGGTATGCTCCCAAGAACAGTTTTAATCCTGATTTATGTGCAGCTGCAATAAACCCTAAAGCCAATGCCTCATTTCCTGCAATTCCGCGGTATTTGCCGGATTGTAGAGGCGCAGGTTTCACCACATAACGCGAATCAAATAATTCGAGCGTGTCTCCTAAGTTCCAACCGGCTTGGATTAACATTTTATTCCATGTTGCCCAATCACCCTTTTTCCCAAAACGCATTTCGGTAAGCGCAAAAACTTTCTCTAAGGGGCGTTGAAACATCCAACATACCAAACCCAAGGCAATCATATTTTTGCCTCTTTCAATATCTTTATTCCCAATACCTTTATCAGCCAGCGTTTCTTTGGCTACTTTGGTCAAATCAACTTGAATCAGTTTATAGCCCTGTCCAACTGCCTCACCTAATGGGTCAGCATCTGCAGGATAACCGGCAAGACGTAAGTTTTTAGCATCATAGCCTAGAGTGTTGGCAATGATAATTCCATTGGGTTTCAAGGTGTTCAAATTACTCTTGAGTGCCGCAGCATTCATAGAAACCAACACATCGCAATTATCACCAGGGGAGTAAATAGCTTCACTACCAAACCTTATTTGAAATCCCGACACTCCAGCTACTGTGCCGATTGGGGCACGAATTTCTGCCGGAAAATCAGGGAATGTTGCAATATCATTACCCGCAAGTGCCGAAGTCGAAGT includes:
- a CDS encoding 2-oxoacid:acceptor oxidoreductase subunit alpha, with amino-acid sequence MTMTEKELSSVVIKFVGDSGDGMQVSGNLFTSTSALAGNDIATFPDFPAEIRAPIGTVAGVSGFQIRFGSEAIYSPGDNCDVLVSMNAAALKSNLNTLKPNGIIIANTLGYDAKNLRLAGYPADADPLGEAVGQGYKLIQVDLTKVAKETLADKGIGNKDIERGKNMIALGLVCWMFQRPLEKVFALTEMRFGKKGDWATWNKMLIQAGWNLGDTLELFDSRYVVKPAPLQSGKYRGIAGNEALALGFIAAAHKSGLKLFLGAYPITPASDVLHELAKYKKIGVDSFMAEDEIAAICAAIGASYGGSLGITVSSGPGIALKTEAMGLAVSLEIPLVVCNVQRGGPSTGLPTKTEQADLLQALFGRNGECPMIVVAPGNPKECFEMAFQAAKLSLEHVTPVMLLSDGYIANGAEPWRFPSMNDLPSIEAKFAHENSPYQPYARDENYVRQWAVPGMKGIQHRIGGLEKEEISGNVSYDPDNHQKMVELRQMKVDKVADFIPELQIINGASKGKLLVLGWGSTLGAITTAVMDAFKQGIEVSQAHLRYLNPFPKNIENVLNNFDNILVPELNSGQLAFVLKSKFKVKIVQLNKVKGKPFLAGEILEKIIEISHGS